Proteins encoded in a region of the Mucilaginibacter sabulilitoris genome:
- a CDS encoding aspartyl protease family protein, producing MTTTIPLQIIDLHDDGFHPLLEITLFGKAFIVVLDTGASKTAFDRTMLFEANATTDILASDRLSTGLGTNSMESFTAIISGMFIGDLPIADFEVAVLDLSTINLAYSQMGHPQVLGVLGGDILMKYKAIIDYDKQALKLKKPRFSKR from the coding sequence ATGACTACTACTATACCGCTCCAGATTATTGACCTGCACGACGATGGCTTTCATCCCCTGCTTGAAATTACACTATTTGGGAAAGCCTTCATTGTAGTACTGGATACCGGCGCCTCAAAAACAGCGTTTGACCGCACTATGCTTTTTGAAGCAAATGCAACTACCGATATACTTGCCAGCGACAGGTTATCAACCGGTCTGGGTACTAACAGCATGGAATCATTCACGGCAATTATTAGCGGCATGTTCATCGGCGATTTGCCTATAGCCGATTTTGAAGTAGCTGTTCTAGACCTCTCTACCATCAACCTGGCCTATAGCCAAATGGGGCACCCACAGGTGCTGGGTGTTTTAGGGGGTGATATTTTAATGAAATACAAAGCCATTATTGATTATGACAAACAGGCGTTAAAATTAAAAAAGCCACGTTTTAGCAAACGTTAA
- a CDS encoding class I SAM-dependent methyltransferase — translation MEREMIRDIVAWDIVNWSKAIKHWQNTVPVLNKGYECLELGSSKGGMSLWLALNGNKVLCTDLNGPEEAAYQIHEKYNCSSKITYGSMDATNIPHENKFDVVIFKSIIGGIPQDKAKTLTEIHKALKPGGKLLFAENLEATRLHKILRKNFGTKGWDYLRMDEINEVFAAYNKVTYTTAGFFGCMGRNEWQRNFLGNVDTMLNWIIPNRSKYILIGVAEK, via the coding sequence ATGGAAAGAGAAATGATAAGGGATATTGTTGCCTGGGATATTGTAAACTGGTCAAAGGCAATTAAGCATTGGCAAAATACGGTTCCGGTTTTAAACAAAGGTTACGAATGTCTTGAATTGGGATCAAGTAAAGGCGGAATGTCTTTGTGGCTTGCATTGAACGGCAATAAAGTACTATGCACAGATCTGAACGGCCCGGAAGAAGCCGCATACCAAATTCATGAAAAATACAACTGTTCATCAAAAATAACATATGGCTCTATGGATGCCACTAATATTCCGCACGAGAATAAGTTTGATGTGGTTATTTTTAAATCCATTATTGGGGGAATCCCGCAGGACAAAGCAAAAACGCTGACCGAGATCCATAAAGCACTTAAGCCCGGCGGTAAACTATTATTCGCCGAAAATTTAGAGGCCACCCGTTTACATAAAATACTCCGTAAAAACTTTGGTACAAAAGGATGGGATTACCTAAGGATGGATGAAATAAACGAAGTTTTTGCTGCTTATAATAAAGTTACCTATACCACTGCCGGTTTTTTTGGCTGTATGGGCAGAAATGAATGGCAACGAAACTTTTTAGGCAATGTTGATACCATGCTGAACTGGATTATCCCCAACAGGAGTAAATATATATTAATAGGTGTTGCCGAAAAATAG
- the tamL gene encoding translocation and assembly module lipoprotein TamL gives MFKHFIYILIVSALLSACSNTKYLLPGQKLYTGGEVKVRDTAIKKSDAKALSEELQTLLRPKPNGAILGLRIKLWIYNKTRTKKTKGFAHWLNTKFGEPPVLASAVDLEKNSSIVQNRLQNESYFQAQVTGDTISKPKSKTAKAVYTALPGPAYRIRKVIFPPGKGTIDTAVAGTAAQTFLKPGNNYNLDVIKNERIRIDARLKEEGFYYFAPEDLIMRVDSTIADHHVDIFVAVKNEVADRAKTIYTINKIYVYPSYTLRDTSLNLDIAQPYRWYNVVEKRKTVNNYIFANTVLMRPGEVYNRTAHNNSLNRFVNLGPYKFVKNRFEDVSADSSKLDVYYFLTPYKKKSLQLELLGRTTSANYTGTQINLNWLNRNAFKGGEALKVTLFGSTDVQVGGNNNGFNVYQAGIQTTISWPRFISPIYPKADNAYIPHTNLTLGYTLVNRQKLYTLNSFNASFGYQWKENVHRTHELNILNVTFVNPQSVSKLYLDSINNVNKPPGTPRNPALQHVIDKQFTLGPSYGYTFTNTTEDYRTNTLYYNGKISLSNNIYGLITGADTTAGKAKTLFGTIFNQYVKLENEIRYFHKTGPNSTFASRLIVGVGLPYGNSTQLPYSQQFFIGGPNSLRGFQARSLGPGSYDPRALIASGDFLPDESGDIKIEANVEYRPKLFSIVRGALFVDAGNIWLLHNGGRPGAAFNKNFLNNFAVDAGFGLRFDLSVLVLRTDMGYPLRTPYLPEGQRWGFNSRYAVFNLAIGYPF, from the coding sequence ATGTTCAAACACTTTATATATATATTGATAGTGTCTGCCTTGCTAAGCGCCTGCAGTAATACAAAGTACCTGCTTCCGGGTCAGAAACTTTATACAGGCGGCGAGGTGAAAGTTCGGGATACAGCCATTAAAAAGAGTGATGCCAAAGCTTTAAGTGAAGAGCTACAAACCTTATTACGCCCTAAGCCTAATGGAGCTATACTGGGCTTAAGGATAAAATTATGGATATACAATAAAACCCGTACAAAAAAAACAAAGGGTTTTGCTCACTGGCTCAACACCAAATTTGGCGAGCCCCCTGTTTTGGCAAGCGCTGTTGATCTGGAAAAAAACAGCAGCATAGTGCAAAACAGGCTGCAGAACGAAAGCTATTTTCAGGCCCAGGTAACTGGTGATACGATAAGTAAGCCCAAAAGCAAAACTGCCAAGGCGGTATACACCGCTTTACCGGGACCGGCTTACAGAATAAGAAAGGTGATATTCCCTCCCGGTAAAGGAACTATTGATACCGCTGTGGCAGGTACTGCAGCCCAAACGTTTTTAAAACCCGGTAACAACTACAATCTCGATGTTATTAAAAACGAGCGCATACGTATAGACGCTCGTTTAAAGGAAGAGGGCTTTTATTATTTTGCACCCGAAGACCTGATCATGAGGGTAGACAGCACCATAGCAGACCATCACGTTGATATATTTGTGGCCGTTAAAAATGAAGTGGCCGACAGGGCAAAAACTATATATACCATCAACAAAATTTATGTGTATCCAAGCTATACGCTGCGCGATACTTCCCTTAATCTGGATATAGCGCAGCCATATCGCTGGTACAATGTAGTAGAAAAAAGAAAAACAGTTAACAATTATATTTTTGCCAATACCGTTTTAATGCGTCCGGGCGAAGTGTACAACCGTACTGCGCATAATAATTCCCTGAACCGCTTTGTAAACTTAGGGCCCTATAAGTTTGTGAAGAACCGGTTTGAAGATGTATCTGCAGATTCATCCAAGTTGGATGTATATTACTTTTTAACACCTTATAAAAAGAAATCACTACAACTGGAATTACTGGGCCGCACCACATCGGCAAATTATACGGGTACACAGATAAACCTTAACTGGCTAAACCGTAATGCGTTTAAAGGAGGTGAAGCTTTAAAAGTAACGCTTTTTGGTAGCACCGACGTACAGGTGGGCGGCAACAACAACGGTTTTAATGTTTACCAGGCCGGTATACAAACAACAATTTCATGGCCGCGGTTTATAAGCCCTATATATCCCAAGGCTGATAATGCGTACATACCGCATACTAACTTAACTTTGGGGTATACGCTGGTTAACCGCCAAAAACTATACACGCTAAATTCATTTAATGCGTCATTCGGTTACCAGTGGAAAGAGAATGTTCACCGTACGCATGAACTCAATATACTGAATGTAACTTTTGTTAACCCGCAAAGCGTATCAAAGCTTTATTTAGACAGTATAAACAATGTAAACAAGCCTCCTGGCACACCGCGAAATCCTGCGCTACAGCATGTCATTGATAAGCAGTTTACTTTAGGCCCAAGCTACGGTTATACTTTTACCAATACTACTGAAGACTACCGCACCAATACGCTATACTACAATGGTAAAATAAGCTTATCAAATAACATTTATGGTTTAATTACCGGTGCCGATACTACGGCGGGTAAAGCAAAAACACTTTTTGGCACCATATTTAATCAATATGTAAAACTGGAAAATGAGATCAGGTATTTTCACAAAACCGGACCAAACAGCACCTTTGCCAGCAGATTAATAGTAGGCGTCGGTTTACCTTATGGTAACTCTACGCAGCTGCCTTACAGCCAGCAGTTTTTCATAGGCGGACCAAACAGTTTACGTGGTTTTCAGGCTCGTTCGTTAGGTCCCGGTTCATACGATCCAAGAGCGCTTATCGCATCAGGCGATTTTCTGCCGGATGAATCTGGCGATATAAAAATTGAAGCAAATGTGGAGTATCGGCCAAAACTATTCAGTATTGTGCGTGGTGCATTATTTGTGGATGCCGGTAACATTTGGCTGCTACATAATGGCGGACGTCCCGGAGCTGCCTTCAATAAAAACTTCCTGAATAATTTTGCGGTTGATGCAGGTTTTGGTTTGCGCTTTGACCTTTCGGTATTGGTATTACGTACAGATATGGGTTATCCGCTCCGCACGCCGTATTTACCGGAAGGACAGCGCTGGGGCTTTAACTCGCGCTATGCGGTGTTTAACCTGGCTATCGGATATCCGTTTTGA